Proteins from a single region of Phyllopteryx taeniolatus isolate TA_2022b chromosome 10, UOR_Ptae_1.2, whole genome shotgun sequence:
- the LOC133484564 gene encoding serine/threonine-protein phosphatase 2A catalytic subunit alpha isoform-like isoform X2 codes for MDEKSVSKELDMWIEQLNECKQLRENQVQELCERAKEILEKESNVQEVRCPVTVCGDVHGQFYDLMELFKIGGKSPDTNYLFMGDYVDRGNYSVETVTLLVCLKVRFRERITILRGNHETRQLTHVYGFYDECLMKYGNANVWKYFTDLFDYLPLTALVDNQILCLHGGLSPSIVTLENIRALDRLQEVPHEGPMCDLLWSDPDEHCGWDISLRGAGYTFGQDISETFNHANGLTLVSRAHQLEMEGFNWYHDKNVVTIFSAPNYCYRCGNKAAIMEFEDTLKCSFQQFDPAPRKGEPQLSWRSPDYFL; via the exons ATGGATGAAAAGTCAGTCAGTAAAGAGTTGGACATGTGGATTGAACAGCTCAATGAGTGCAAGCAACTGCGGGAAAATCAAGTCCAAGAACTTTGTGAAAGG GCTAAGGAGATCCTGGAAAAGGAGTCCAATGTGCAGGAGGTGAGATGCCCGGTGACGGTTTGTGGAGATGTTCACGGTCAGTTTTATGACCTCATGGAGCTTTTCAAGATTGGCGGGAAGTCCCCCGACACCAACTATCTCTTCATGGGCGACTATGTGGACAGAGGCAATTATTCTGTGGAGACAGTGACACTCCTTGTTTGTTTGAAG GTCAGATTTCGTGAAAGAATCACCATTCTGAGAGGGAACCATGAGACGAGACAGCTCACGCATGTGTACGGCTTCTACGACGAGTGCTTGATGAAATATGGAAATGCCAATGTTTGGAAGTACTTTACTGATCTTTTCGATTATTTGCCCTTGACTGCTCTGGTAGATAACCAG attttgtgCCTGCATGGAGGATTGTCTCCTTCAATAGTCACACTGGAAAACATCCGAGCGCTGGATCGCTTGCAGGAGGTTCCTCACGAG GGTCCAATGTGTGACCTGTTATGGTCCGATCCAGATGAGCACTGTGGATGGGACATCTCTCTCCGTGGTGCCGGTTACACCTTTGGCCAGGACATCTCAGAGACTTTTAACCATGCAAACGGCCTTACTTTAGTTTCACGAGCCCACCAGCTGGAAATGGAG GGCTTTAACTGgtaccatgacaaaaatgttgtgACGATCTTCAGTGCACCAAACTATTGTTATCGTTGTGGAAACAAGGCAGCGATCATGGAATTTGAAGACACACTGAAATGCTCCTT CCAACAGTTTGACCCCGCCCCGCGCAAAGGAGAGCCCCAATTGTCGTGGCGATCTCCAGACTACTTCCTCTAA
- the LOC133484564 gene encoding serine/threonine-protein phosphatase 2A catalytic subunit alpha isoform-like isoform X5 — translation MGFLQAKEILEKESNVQEIGGKSPDTNYLFMGDYVDRGNYSVETVTLLVCLKVRFRERITILRGNHETRQLTHVYGFYDECLMKYGNANVWKYFTDLFDYLPLTALVDNQILCLHGGLSPSIVTLENIRALDRLQEVPHEGPMCDLLWSDPDEHCGWDISLRGAGYTFGQDISETFNHANGLTLVSRAHQLEMEGFNWYHDKNVVTIFSAPNYCYRCGNKAAIMEFEDTLKCSFQQFDPAPRKGEPQLSWRSPDYFL, via the exons atgggttttctccag GCTAAGGAGATCCTGGAAAAGGAGTCCAATGTGCAGGAG ATTGGCGGGAAGTCCCCCGACACCAACTATCTCTTCATGGGCGACTATGTGGACAGAGGCAATTATTCTGTGGAGACAGTGACACTCCTTGTTTGTTTGAAG GTCAGATTTCGTGAAAGAATCACCATTCTGAGAGGGAACCATGAGACGAGACAGCTCACGCATGTGTACGGCTTCTACGACGAGTGCTTGATGAAATATGGAAATGCCAATGTTTGGAAGTACTTTACTGATCTTTTCGATTATTTGCCCTTGACTGCTCTGGTAGATAACCAG attttgtgCCTGCATGGAGGATTGTCTCCTTCAATAGTCACACTGGAAAACATCCGAGCGCTGGATCGCTTGCAGGAGGTTCCTCACGAG GGTCCAATGTGTGACCTGTTATGGTCCGATCCAGATGAGCACTGTGGATGGGACATCTCTCTCCGTGGTGCCGGTTACACCTTTGGCCAGGACATCTCAGAGACTTTTAACCATGCAAACGGCCTTACTTTAGTTTCACGAGCCCACCAGCTGGAAATGGAG GGCTTTAACTGgtaccatgacaaaaatgttgtgACGATCTTCAGTGCACCAAACTATTGTTATCGTTGTGGAAACAAGGCAGCGATCATGGAATTTGAAGACACACTGAAATGCTCCTT CCAACAGTTTGACCCCGCCCCGCGCAAAGGAGAGCCCCAATTGTCGTGGCGATCTCCAGACTACTTCCTCTAA
- the LOC133484564 gene encoding serine/threonine-protein phosphatase 2A catalytic subunit alpha isoform-like isoform X4 yields the protein MGFLQAKEILEKESNVQEVRCPVTVCGDVHGQFYDLMELFKIGGKSPDTNYLFMGDYVDRGNYSVETVTLLVCLKVRFRERITILRGNHETRQLTHVYGFYDECLMKYGNANVWKYFTDLFDYLPLTALVDNQILCLHGGLSPSIVTLENIRALDRLQEVPHEGPMCDLLWSDPDEHCGWDISLRGAGYTFGQDISETFNHANGLTLVSRAHQLEMEGFNWYHDKNVVTIFSAPNYCYRCGNKAAIMEFEDTLKCSFQQFDPAPRKGEPQLSWRSPDYFL from the exons atgggttttctccag GCTAAGGAGATCCTGGAAAAGGAGTCCAATGTGCAGGAGGTGAGATGCCCGGTGACGGTTTGTGGAGATGTTCACGGTCAGTTTTATGACCTCATGGAGCTTTTCAAGATTGGCGGGAAGTCCCCCGACACCAACTATCTCTTCATGGGCGACTATGTGGACAGAGGCAATTATTCTGTGGAGACAGTGACACTCCTTGTTTGTTTGAAG GTCAGATTTCGTGAAAGAATCACCATTCTGAGAGGGAACCATGAGACGAGACAGCTCACGCATGTGTACGGCTTCTACGACGAGTGCTTGATGAAATATGGAAATGCCAATGTTTGGAAGTACTTTACTGATCTTTTCGATTATTTGCCCTTGACTGCTCTGGTAGATAACCAG attttgtgCCTGCATGGAGGATTGTCTCCTTCAATAGTCACACTGGAAAACATCCGAGCGCTGGATCGCTTGCAGGAGGTTCCTCACGAG GGTCCAATGTGTGACCTGTTATGGTCCGATCCAGATGAGCACTGTGGATGGGACATCTCTCTCCGTGGTGCCGGTTACACCTTTGGCCAGGACATCTCAGAGACTTTTAACCATGCAAACGGCCTTACTTTAGTTTCACGAGCCCACCAGCTGGAAATGGAG GGCTTTAACTGgtaccatgacaaaaatgttgtgACGATCTTCAGTGCACCAAACTATTGTTATCGTTGTGGAAACAAGGCAGCGATCATGGAATTTGAAGACACACTGAAATGCTCCTT CCAACAGTTTGACCCCGCCCCGCGCAAAGGAGAGCCCCAATTGTCGTGGCGATCTCCAGACTACTTCCTCTAA
- the LOC133484564 gene encoding serine/threonine-protein phosphatase 2A catalytic subunit alpha isoform-like isoform X6 — protein MELFKIGGKSPDTNYLFMGDYVDRGNYSVETVTLLVCLKVRFRERITILRGNHETRQLTHVYGFYDECLMKYGNANVWKYFTDLFDYLPLTALVDNQILCLHGGLSPSIVTLENIRALDRLQEVPHEGPMCDLLWSDPDEHCGWDISLRGAGYTFGQDISETFNHANGLTLVSRAHQLEMEGFNWYHDKNVVTIFSAPNYCYRCGNKAAIMEFEDTLKCSFQQFDPAPRKGEPQLSWRSPDYFL, from the exons ATGGAGCTTTTCAAGATTGGCGGGAAGTCCCCCGACACCAACTATCTCTTCATGGGCGACTATGTGGACAGAGGCAATTATTCTGTGGAGACAGTGACACTCCTTGTTTGTTTGAAG GTCAGATTTCGTGAAAGAATCACCATTCTGAGAGGGAACCATGAGACGAGACAGCTCACGCATGTGTACGGCTTCTACGACGAGTGCTTGATGAAATATGGAAATGCCAATGTTTGGAAGTACTTTACTGATCTTTTCGATTATTTGCCCTTGACTGCTCTGGTAGATAACCAG attttgtgCCTGCATGGAGGATTGTCTCCTTCAATAGTCACACTGGAAAACATCCGAGCGCTGGATCGCTTGCAGGAGGTTCCTCACGAG GGTCCAATGTGTGACCTGTTATGGTCCGATCCAGATGAGCACTGTGGATGGGACATCTCTCTCCGTGGTGCCGGTTACACCTTTGGCCAGGACATCTCAGAGACTTTTAACCATGCAAACGGCCTTACTTTAGTTTCACGAGCCCACCAGCTGGAAATGGAG GGCTTTAACTGgtaccatgacaaaaatgttgtgACGATCTTCAGTGCACCAAACTATTGTTATCGTTGTGGAAACAAGGCAGCGATCATGGAATTTGAAGACACACTGAAATGCTCCTT CCAACAGTTTGACCCCGCCCCGCGCAAAGGAGAGCCCCAATTGTCGTGGCGATCTCCAGACTACTTCCTCTAA
- the LOC133484564 gene encoding serine/threonine-protein phosphatase 2A catalytic subunit alpha isoform-like isoform X3 translates to MIFLWDLKGGSNLDMDEKSVSKELDMWIEQLNECKQLRENQVQELCERAKEILEKESNVQEIGGKSPDTNYLFMGDYVDRGNYSVETVTLLVCLKVRFRERITILRGNHETRQLTHVYGFYDECLMKYGNANVWKYFTDLFDYLPLTALVDNQILCLHGGLSPSIVTLENIRALDRLQEVPHEGPMCDLLWSDPDEHCGWDISLRGAGYTFGQDISETFNHANGLTLVSRAHQLEMEGFNWYHDKNVVTIFSAPNYCYRCGNKAAIMEFEDTLKCSFQQFDPAPRKGEPQLSWRSPDYFL, encoded by the exons ATGATTTTCCTTTGGGATTTGAAAGGAGGCAGCAACTTGGACATGGATGAAAAGTCAGTCAGTAAAGAGTTGGACATGTGGATTGAACAGCTCAATGAGTGCAAGCAACTGCGGGAAAATCAAGTCCAAGAACTTTGTGAAAGG GCTAAGGAGATCCTGGAAAAGGAGTCCAATGTGCAGGAG ATTGGCGGGAAGTCCCCCGACACCAACTATCTCTTCATGGGCGACTATGTGGACAGAGGCAATTATTCTGTGGAGACAGTGACACTCCTTGTTTGTTTGAAG GTCAGATTTCGTGAAAGAATCACCATTCTGAGAGGGAACCATGAGACGAGACAGCTCACGCATGTGTACGGCTTCTACGACGAGTGCTTGATGAAATATGGAAATGCCAATGTTTGGAAGTACTTTACTGATCTTTTCGATTATTTGCCCTTGACTGCTCTGGTAGATAACCAG attttgtgCCTGCATGGAGGATTGTCTCCTTCAATAGTCACACTGGAAAACATCCGAGCGCTGGATCGCTTGCAGGAGGTTCCTCACGAG GGTCCAATGTGTGACCTGTTATGGTCCGATCCAGATGAGCACTGTGGATGGGACATCTCTCTCCGTGGTGCCGGTTACACCTTTGGCCAGGACATCTCAGAGACTTTTAACCATGCAAACGGCCTTACTTTAGTTTCACGAGCCCACCAGCTGGAAATGGAG GGCTTTAACTGgtaccatgacaaaaatgttgtgACGATCTTCAGTGCACCAAACTATTGTTATCGTTGTGGAAACAAGGCAGCGATCATGGAATTTGAAGACACACTGAAATGCTCCTT CCAACAGTTTGACCCCGCCCCGCGCAAAGGAGAGCCCCAATTGTCGTGGCGATCTCCAGACTACTTCCTCTAA
- the LOC133484564 gene encoding serine/threonine-protein phosphatase 2A catalytic subunit alpha isoform-like isoform X1 has product MIFLWDLKGGSNLDMDEKSVSKELDMWIEQLNECKQLRENQVQELCERAKEILEKESNVQEVRCPVTVCGDVHGQFYDLMELFKIGGKSPDTNYLFMGDYVDRGNYSVETVTLLVCLKVRFRERITILRGNHETRQLTHVYGFYDECLMKYGNANVWKYFTDLFDYLPLTALVDNQILCLHGGLSPSIVTLENIRALDRLQEVPHEGPMCDLLWSDPDEHCGWDISLRGAGYTFGQDISETFNHANGLTLVSRAHQLEMEGFNWYHDKNVVTIFSAPNYCYRCGNKAAIMEFEDTLKCSFQQFDPAPRKGEPQLSWRSPDYFL; this is encoded by the exons ATGATTTTCCTTTGGGATTTGAAAGGAGGCAGCAACTTGGACATGGATGAAAAGTCAGTCAGTAAAGAGTTGGACATGTGGATTGAACAGCTCAATGAGTGCAAGCAACTGCGGGAAAATCAAGTCCAAGAACTTTGTGAAAGG GCTAAGGAGATCCTGGAAAAGGAGTCCAATGTGCAGGAGGTGAGATGCCCGGTGACGGTTTGTGGAGATGTTCACGGTCAGTTTTATGACCTCATGGAGCTTTTCAAGATTGGCGGGAAGTCCCCCGACACCAACTATCTCTTCATGGGCGACTATGTGGACAGAGGCAATTATTCTGTGGAGACAGTGACACTCCTTGTTTGTTTGAAG GTCAGATTTCGTGAAAGAATCACCATTCTGAGAGGGAACCATGAGACGAGACAGCTCACGCATGTGTACGGCTTCTACGACGAGTGCTTGATGAAATATGGAAATGCCAATGTTTGGAAGTACTTTACTGATCTTTTCGATTATTTGCCCTTGACTGCTCTGGTAGATAACCAG attttgtgCCTGCATGGAGGATTGTCTCCTTCAATAGTCACACTGGAAAACATCCGAGCGCTGGATCGCTTGCAGGAGGTTCCTCACGAG GGTCCAATGTGTGACCTGTTATGGTCCGATCCAGATGAGCACTGTGGATGGGACATCTCTCTCCGTGGTGCCGGTTACACCTTTGGCCAGGACATCTCAGAGACTTTTAACCATGCAAACGGCCTTACTTTAGTTTCACGAGCCCACCAGCTGGAAATGGAG GGCTTTAACTGgtaccatgacaaaaatgttgtgACGATCTTCAGTGCACCAAACTATTGTTATCGTTGTGGAAACAAGGCAGCGATCATGGAATTTGAAGACACACTGAAATGCTCCTT CCAACAGTTTGACCCCGCCCCGCGCAAAGGAGAGCCCCAATTGTCGTGGCGATCTCCAGACTACTTCCTCTAA